One Prodigiosinella aquatilis DNA window includes the following coding sequences:
- the lptB gene encoding LPS export ABC transporter ATP-binding protein, with protein MATLIAENLAKAYKGRKVVEDVSLTVNSGEIVGLLGPNGAGKTTTFYMVVGIVQCDEGRIIIDDNDITLLPLHDRAHRGIGYLPQEASIFRRLSVYDNLMAVLQIRKDLTTEQQEDRANELMEEFHIVHLRDSLGQSLSGGERRRVEIARALAANPKFILLDEPFAGVDPISVIDIKKIIEHLRDSGLGVLITDHNVRETLDVCERAYIVSQGHLIAHGSPMDILANEQVKRVYLGEGFRL; from the coding sequence ATGGCTACATTAATTGCAGAAAATCTGGCCAAAGCATACAAAGGCCGCAAAGTAGTGGAAGATGTCAGTCTCACCGTCAACTCCGGTGAAATTGTTGGTCTGCTCGGTCCCAATGGCGCAGGTAAAACTACGACGTTTTATATGGTGGTAGGAATAGTGCAGTGCGACGAAGGCCGTATCATTATTGATGATAATGACATCACTTTACTGCCTTTGCATGACCGTGCGCACCGCGGTATTGGTTACCTGCCTCAGGAAGCATCCATTTTTCGTCGTTTGAGTGTCTATGACAACCTGATGGCTGTGCTGCAAATCCGCAAGGATCTGACGACAGAACAGCAGGAAGATCGCGCAAATGAGCTAATGGAGGAGTTTCATATTGTTCACTTGCGCGATAGTCTGGGACAATCGCTCTCGGGTGGTGAACGTCGACGGGTAGAGATAGCCCGGGCGCTGGCTGCCAACCCGAAGTTCATCCTGCTGGATGAACCTTTCGCCGGGGTAGATCCTATTTCGGTGATTGATATTAAAAAGATCATTGAACACCTGCGCGACAGTGGCTTAGGCGTACTGATCACCGATCATAACGTTCGTGAAACGTTAGACGTTTGTGAACGCGCTTACATCGTTAGCCAGGGTCACCTTATTGCCCACGGCTCACCGATGGATATACTGGCCAACGAGCAAGTAAAACGAGTCTATTTGGGTGAAGGATTTCGACTCTAA
- the lptA gene encoding lipopolysaccharide ABC transporter substrate-binding protein LptA, which yields MKSHKTNNLIRSTLLASSLFAVSIPALALTSDTEQPIHIDSDQQSLDMQSNVATFTGNVIVTQGSIIVHADKVVVTRPQGKQGHEIIEGYGNPATFYQMQDNGKPVKGHAQKLRYELDKDFVILTGNAYLEQLDSNIKGDRITYLVKQQQMEAFSDKGKRVTTVLVPSQLQDKGDQSKSQSKSPKTQQRVAQ from the coding sequence ATGAAATCCCACAAAACAAATAATCTGATACGTAGTACCTTGCTCGCCAGCTCTCTGTTTGCCGTTAGCATTCCGGCACTGGCATTAACCAGCGATACCGAGCAACCAATACATATCGATTCAGACCAGCAATCCCTTGATATGCAGAGTAATGTTGCCACTTTTACTGGCAACGTTATCGTCACCCAAGGCTCCATCATAGTTCATGCAGATAAAGTCGTGGTTACCCGCCCTCAGGGGAAACAAGGCCATGAAATTATTGAAGGCTATGGTAATCCCGCCACATTTTATCAGATGCAGGACAATGGCAAACCTGTAAAAGGTCATGCGCAGAAATTGCGCTATGAGCTGGATAAGGATTTTGTCATCCTGACGGGCAACGCCTATCTGGAACAGTTGGACAGCAACATAAAAGGCGACCGTATTACCTATCTGGTAAAACAACAACAGATGGAAGCGTTCAGTGACAAAGGAAAACGAGTAACTACGGTATTGGTGCCCTCTCAACTTCAGGATAAAGGCGACCAAAGTAAATCGCAGAGCAAGTCACCCAAAACGCAACAGCGAGTGGCACAGTAA